One part of the Acidimicrobiia bacterium genome encodes these proteins:
- a CDS encoding acyl-CoA dehydrogenase family protein, with protein MDFSYASEDLAFRDELREWLDEHLPKFLADWGGNDDPGGGLTAGIERTQERRRAWQRTLNEGRWAAINWPKEWGGREATPVQNVIYSEEMARVRAPGIYNTNGIWQIGPMIIAWGTEEQKQRWLPGILDASEHWCQGFSEPQAGSDLANLRTTAVRDGDEYVVNGQKIWISTAHLAKWGLFLLRTDPKAIEEKRKHEGITAFIVDMETPGVECRPIRDIVGDEMFNEVFFTDARISADCRLGEENQGWQVAMGTLGRERVGTAGLAISMAADLRAMISAARSVNPDALRDPEIRERIARAYTQIEFTKLLNYRALSKILKGQKNWPEVPLAKLQWSHLAQYLAELAVDLLGPSGLLARGGPDAVDGGTWTRLYSFQRYTSIGAGATEVQKNIIADRALMTRK; from the coding sequence ATGGATTTCAGCTACGCATCCGAGGATCTCGCGTTCCGGGACGAGCTGCGGGAGTGGCTCGACGAGCACCTCCCGAAGTTCCTCGCCGACTGGGGCGGCAACGACGATCCGGGGGGCGGGCTCACCGCGGGCATCGAGCGCACGCAGGAGCGTCGGCGCGCGTGGCAGCGAACGCTGAACGAGGGTCGCTGGGCGGCGATCAACTGGCCGAAGGAGTGGGGCGGGCGCGAGGCGACGCCCGTCCAGAACGTCATCTACTCGGAGGAGATGGCGCGCGTGCGCGCGCCCGGCATCTACAACACGAACGGCATCTGGCAGATCGGCCCGATGATCATCGCCTGGGGCACCGAGGAGCAGAAGCAGCGCTGGCTGCCGGGCATCCTCGACGCGAGCGAACACTGGTGCCAGGGGTTCAGCGAGCCCCAGGCGGGCTCCGACCTCGCGAACCTGCGGACCACCGCCGTGCGCGACGGTGACGAGTACGTCGTCAACGGTCAGAAGATCTGGATCTCCACCGCGCACCTCGCCAAGTGGGGGCTGTTCCTGCTGCGCACGGACCCCAAGGCGATCGAGGAGAAGCGCAAGCACGAGGGCATCACCGCGTTCATCGTCGACATGGAGACACCCGGCGTCGAGTGCCGCCCGATCCGCGACATCGTCGGTGACGAGATGTTCAACGAGGTGTTCTTCACCGACGCGCGCATCAGCGCCGACTGCCGGCTGGGCGAGGAGAACCAGGGCTGGCAGGTCGCGATGGGGACGCTCGGACGTGAGCGCGTCGGCACCGCAGGCCTCGCCATCAGCATGGCCGCCGATCTCCGGGCGATGATCTCCGCGGCGCGGTCGGTCAACCCGGACGCGCTGCGCGATCCGGAGATCCGCGAGCGCATCGCGCGTGCCTACACGCAGATCGAGTTCACGAAGCTGCTGAACTACCGCGCGCTGTCGAAGATCCTGAAGGGTCAGAAGAACTGGCCCGAGGTCCCGCTCGCGAAGCTGCAGTGGAGTCACCTCGCGCAGTACCTCGCGGAGCTCGCCGTCGACCTGCTCGGGCCGAGCGGTCTCCTCGCGCGGGGCGGCCCGGACGCCGTCGACGGCGGCACATGGACCCGGCTCTACAGCTTCCAGCGCTACACGTCGATCGGCGCGGGCGCGACCGAGGTGCAGAAGAACATCATCGCCGACCGTGCGTTGATGACCCGCAAGTAG
- a CDS encoding acyl-CoA dehydrogenase family protein codes for MDFQFSADQDALRDSVRSFLAAESPSSYVRAMADDDRGFTDDWWSQIAQLGWPGLLVPEEHGGLGLGLVDMVVVLEEMGRLPLPGPFFSSCVFATLAAGRLGAPDLLAQLASGELRGTVALEETGHGDPVDRVRTRARRKGADWVLTGLKPLVLDGHTADWAIVVARTEAGLGSFLLDGLSDAQPVPTLDPTRKAARLELHERRAVPIGPMGDHTEIWHRVVDDAAVALAAELVGSCEQSLEEAVQYAKDRVQFDRPLASFQAIRHKAVDMLHELELARVGTHYAAWTSDVDDPAREHAAAMCKGFAGEAAVMITGEDIQIHGGVGFTWDCDAHFFYKRAKQNDVMLGYQGHQRQRLADLVLGSA; via the coding sequence ATGGACTTCCAATTCTCCGCTGATCAGGACGCGCTCCGGGATTCCGTGCGGTCGTTCCTCGCCGCCGAGTCGCCGAGCAGCTACGTGCGCGCGATGGCCGACGACGACCGCGGCTTCACCGACGACTGGTGGTCGCAGATCGCGCAGCTGGGGTGGCCGGGCCTCCTCGTGCCCGAGGAGCACGGCGGTCTCGGCCTCGGGCTCGTCGACATGGTCGTCGTGTTGGAGGAGATGGGTCGCCTGCCGCTGCCCGGCCCGTTCTTCTCGTCGTGCGTGTTCGCCACGCTCGCGGCGGGGCGGCTCGGCGCGCCGGACCTCCTCGCGCAGCTCGCGTCGGGCGAGCTGCGCGGCACGGTCGCGCTCGAGGAGACCGGTCACGGCGACCCCGTCGATCGCGTCCGCACGCGCGCGCGTCGCAAGGGCGCGGACTGGGTGCTGACGGGCCTGAAGCCGCTCGTGCTCGACGGCCACACCGCTGACTGGGCCATCGTCGTCGCGCGCACCGAGGCGGGTCTCGGTTCGTTCCTGCTGGACGGCCTGTCCGATGCGCAGCCCGTCCCCACGCTCGACCCGACGCGCAAGGCCGCGCGCCTCGAGCTGCACGAGCGTCGCGCGGTGCCCATCGGACCGATGGGTGACCACACCGAGATCTGGCACCGTGTCGTCGACGACGCCGCGGTCGCGCTCGCCGCCGAGCTCGTCGGCTCGTGCGAGCAGTCGCTCGAGGAGGCGGTCCAGTACGCGAAGGACCGCGTGCAGTTCGACCGGCCGCTCGCGTCGTTCCAGGCGATCCGGCACAAGGCTGTCGACATGCTGCACGAGCTCGAGCTCGCACGGGTCGGGACGCACTATGCCGCGTGGACGTCCGACGTTGACGATCCGGCGCGCGAGCACGCGGCCGCGATGTGCAAGGGCTTCGCGGGCGAGGCCGCCGTGATGATCACCGGCGAGGACATCCAGATCCACGGCGGAGTCGGGTTCACGTGGGACTGCGACGCCCACTTCTTCTACAAGCGCGCGAAGCAGAACGACGTGATGCTCGGCTACCAGGGGCACCAGCGGCAGCGGCTCGCGGACCTGGTCCTCGGCTCGGCGTAA
- a CDS encoding CoA-transferase: protein MADKRASLRDAVAEHVRAGDALHPVVGHTRWTAATYEVVRQWWGRDAGFTLVMLSLSSLGTLLFRGGLVRRVVTGYSGDSFPNFTPNRIFGDAYRSGEVEVEHWSFLAFAQRLEAAARGLPAIATRSIVGSSMEENDGYARVATPFGEVGVLAPLQPDVALVHAPLADREGNVVVNPPLLEGIWGALAAKRGVIVTAERVVESVREWSPLVAIPAHRVLAVCEVPMGAHPGGLFARGLPVDGYGEDYDFWVDARAASRGDDFDAWIREWVLDVPTHDAYVARLGTDRVRALRRKAEPDSWRDDEACFAPDLDAPPNRWELAAVHGARQLATRVLALDADAVLAGAGVANLSAWLGVEQARAAGSHVELTAEIGLWGYVPTPADPFVLNHRNFPSATMLNDATMVLGALVGGAGTTTVACLGGAQVDRFGNINSTVIPGGAFLVGSGGGNDVASVAAESVVVATLTPQRTPPECGYVTSPGRTVRALATDLALLEKLDDGGDGVDGAELVLTAVAAGEGTVDERVQAAKAQCGWDLQVAPEVRELPPVTAEEVARLRSWDPRGWFLRAR from the coding sequence GTGGCCGACAAGCGCGCGTCGTTGCGCGACGCGGTCGCCGAGCACGTCCGGGCGGGCGACGCGCTGCACCCCGTCGTCGGGCACACGCGGTGGACCGCCGCGACCTACGAGGTCGTCCGGCAGTGGTGGGGACGCGACGCCGGGTTCACGCTCGTCATGCTCAGCCTGTCGAGCCTCGGGACGCTGCTGTTCCGGGGCGGGCTGGTGCGGCGCGTCGTCACGGGCTACTCGGGGGACTCGTTCCCCAACTTCACGCCGAACCGGATCTTCGGGGACGCGTACCGCAGCGGCGAGGTCGAGGTCGAGCACTGGTCGTTCCTCGCGTTCGCGCAACGGCTCGAGGCGGCGGCGCGTGGCCTGCCCGCGATCGCGACACGCTCGATCGTCGGGTCGTCGATGGAGGAGAACGACGGCTATGCGCGCGTCGCCACGCCGTTCGGCGAGGTCGGTGTGCTCGCACCGTTGCAGCCCGATGTCGCGCTGGTGCACGCGCCGCTGGCAGACCGTGAGGGCAACGTCGTCGTGAACCCGCCGCTGCTCGAGGGGATCTGGGGCGCGCTCGCGGCGAAGCGCGGCGTCATCGTGACCGCCGAGCGTGTCGTCGAGTCCGTCCGCGAGTGGTCCCCGCTCGTCGCGATCCCCGCACATCGTGTGCTCGCGGTGTGCGAGGTGCCGATGGGCGCGCACCCCGGCGGCCTGTTCGCCCGCGGTCTGCCCGTCGACGGCTACGGCGAGGACTACGACTTCTGGGTCGACGCGCGCGCGGCGTCACGGGGCGACGACTTCGATGCCTGGATCCGCGAGTGGGTGCTCGACGTGCCGACGCACGACGCGTACGTCGCACGGCTCGGGACCGATCGTGTGCGCGCCCTCCGACGCAAGGCAGAACCCGACTCGTGGCGCGACGACGAGGCGTGCTTCGCTCCCGATCTCGACGCGCCGCCGAACCGGTGGGAGCTCGCCGCGGTGCACGGCGCGCGCCAGCTCGCGACGCGGGTGCTCGCGCTCGACGCCGACGCGGTCCTCGCGGGTGCCGGCGTCGCCAACCTGTCCGCGTGGCTCGGCGTCGAGCAGGCGCGGGCCGCGGGTTCGCACGTCGAGCTCACCGCCGAGATCGGCCTGTGGGGGTACGTGCCGACGCCAGCCGACCCGTTCGTGCTCAACCACCGCAACTTCCCGTCGGCGACGATGCTCAACGACGCGACGATGGTCCTCGGCGCGCTCGTGGGCGGCGCGGGGACGACGACCGTCGCGTGTCTCGGCGGCGCGCAGGTCGACCGGTTCGGCAACATCAACTCGACGGTGATCCCGGGCGGCGCCTTCCTGGTGGGGTCGGGAGGCGGCAACGACGTCGCGAGCGTCGCCGCGGAGTCGGTCGTCGTCGCGACGCTGACGCCGCAGCGCACGCCGCCCGAGTGCGGCTACGTGACGTCGCCGGGGCGCACCGTGCGCGCGCTCGCGACCGATCTCGCGCTCCTCGAGAAGCTCGACGACGGCGGCGACGGTGTCGACGGTGCCGAGCTCGTCCTCACGGCGGTCGCCGCGGGAGAGGGGACCGTCGACGAGCGCGTCCAGGCCGCGAAGGCGCAGTGCGGCTGGGACCTCCAGGTCGCGCCCGAGGTACGCGAGCTCCCGCCCGTCACGGCCGAAGAGGTCGCGCGACTGCGCTCATGGGACCCACGCGGCTGGTTCCTTCGGGCTCGTTGA
- a CDS encoding EAL domain-containing protein → MEHSTRGGPRRPTRLRDRRDADDAVCVAAEDGPTVLVADRDDGERRVLVEVLEAEGMHTLEAATLAECLASIQLRDPDAVVIARDLHDEAADDPVTAVRAADDGGAVPIVLLTDLDAPTISTRAADDIVVRPLDPRAVIDRLRARLRQHSAWLSHVERNRTAHALVVDALTRARPGDDAATVAAFVCRTVRRLPDTGAVAVLQVLPDDRLGLLAGVDRAGAPLAPDHVLGRRESRQVLDRTDSSAWAGPPPASIDPDESGAPAVFAPIRAHGDVVGVLVLGTARDATRRGHLTRLAIGTQLAAVAGTILGPALAARAERHARRELEAVIAERAFQAVFQPVVELADRTVVGFEALTRFVDGGDADAQFERARRLGLGTELELGTLQLAVERSARLPADTWLSVNVSPTLLCGDGDAVVSLLGRVERPLVVEITEREPVDDYARLRASVRALGREVRMAVDDVGSGYASLRHVLHLRPAFVKLDATWVRDIDADAARQALVAGLGYFGTYTGCRLVAEGVETEHEAAALAELGVALAQGNLFGASRRV, encoded by the coding sequence ATGGAGCACTCGACCCGCGGCGGGCCGCGGCGCCCGACGCGGCTGCGCGATCGCCGCGACGCCGACGACGCCGTGTGTGTGGCCGCCGAGGACGGGCCGACGGTCCTCGTCGCGGATCGTGACGACGGCGAGCGCCGAGTCCTCGTGGAGGTCCTCGAGGCCGAAGGAATGCACACGCTCGAGGCGGCGACGCTCGCGGAGTGCCTCGCGTCGATCCAGTTGCGCGATCCCGACGCGGTCGTCATCGCGCGCGATCTCCACGACGAAGCAGCCGACGATCCCGTCACGGCCGTGCGCGCCGCGGACGACGGCGGGGCGGTGCCCATCGTGCTGCTGACCGACCTCGACGCGCCGACGATCTCCACGCGCGCCGCCGACGACATCGTCGTTCGTCCGCTCGATCCGCGCGCCGTCATCGACCGTCTGCGCGCGCGCCTCCGGCAACACTCGGCGTGGCTCTCGCACGTAGAGCGCAACCGGACGGCACACGCGCTGGTCGTCGACGCGCTGACGCGCGCACGTCCCGGTGACGACGCGGCGACCGTGGCCGCGTTCGTGTGCCGCACCGTCCGCCGCCTGCCCGACACCGGCGCGGTCGCCGTGCTCCAGGTGCTCCCCGACGATCGCCTCGGTCTGCTCGCGGGCGTCGACCGCGCGGGCGCGCCGCTCGCTCCCGACCACGTGCTCGGCCGACGGGAGTCGCGGCAGGTGCTCGATCGCACCGACTCGAGCGCGTGGGCGGGACCGCCGCCCGCGTCGATCGATCCCGACGAGTCCGGCGCGCCCGCCGTCTTCGCACCGATCCGCGCGCACGGCGACGTCGTCGGCGTCCTGGTGCTCGGGACCGCTCGCGACGCGACCCGCCGCGGTCACCTGACGAGGCTCGCGATCGGCACGCAGCTCGCAGCGGTGGCGGGGACGATCCTCGGTCCAGCACTCGCCGCGCGCGCCGAGAGGCATGCGCGCCGCGAGCTGGAGGCCGTCATCGCCGAGCGGGCCTTCCAGGCGGTGTTCCAGCCGGTCGTCGAGCTGGCCGACCGGACGGTCGTCGGGTTCGAGGCGCTGACCCGCTTCGTCGACGGCGGCGACGCCGACGCGCAGTTCGAGCGGGCGCGACGGCTCGGCCTCGGAACCGAGCTCGAGCTCGGGACGCTGCAGCTCGCCGTGGAGCGCAGCGCCCGGCTCCCGGCGGACACGTGGCTGTCGGTGAACGTCTCGCCGACGTTGCTGTGCGGGGACGGCGACGCCGTCGTGTCGTTGCTCGGACGCGTGGAGCGCCCGCTCGTCGTCGAGATCACCGAGCGCGAGCCCGTCGACGACTATGCCCGGCTCCGCGCGTCGGTGCGCGCGCTCGGGCGAGAGGTCCGCATGGCCGTCGACGACGTCGGCTCGGGCTACGCGAGCCTGCGTCACGTGCTGCACCTGCGGCCGGCGTTCGTGAAGCTCGACGCGACCTGGGTGCGGGACATCGACGCCGACGCGGCCCGTCAGGCGCTGGTCGCCGGCCTCGGGTACTTCGGCACGTACACCGGGTGCCGGCTCGTCGCCGAGGGCGTCGAGACCGAGCACGAGGCCGCCGCGCTCGCAGAGCTCGGCGTCGCACTCGCGCAGGGCAACCTGTTCGGCGCATCACGCCGCGTTTAG
- a CDS encoding thiolase family protein — protein MTDTNRVRVAVAGIGIHPFGRFPDASLTEMGVRAVSDALRDAGVERGGFQAAFCGAVYAGVAAGHKVLDALGMTGMPIVDVEAGCASGGAAMMLAAGAIRAGQYDTVLVFGLEKMPKGIIRSSFFEPWREEAGLAATPAYFALRAQRLMRESGVTKEHLARVVVKNRANGVDNPDAMFRKEVALEDVLASRVVCEPLHLWMLCSPNEGAAAVVLRRARDGDGVELAAAALRSHIPGSVLGEATPMSGLASDDVTPPTTLAARAAYEESGVGPADLDVVECQDTDAARELLSYEELGLCEPGGSAELVETGATERGGRLPVNVSGGLLSKGEPLGASALGQVVELVRQLRGDAGPRQVQGARVGLAHTVGRGANACVAILRR, from the coding sequence ATGACCGACACGAACCGGGTGCGCGTCGCGGTCGCGGGCATCGGCATCCATCCGTTCGGCCGCTTTCCCGACGCCTCGCTGACGGAGATGGGCGTGCGCGCCGTCAGCGACGCGCTGCGCGACGCCGGTGTCGAGCGCGGCGGTTTCCAGGCCGCATTCTGCGGAGCCGTCTACGCGGGTGTCGCCGCCGGTCACAAGGTGCTCGACGCGCTGGGGATGACCGGCATGCCGATCGTCGACGTCGAGGCCGGCTGTGCGAGCGGCGGCGCCGCGATGATGCTCGCCGCCGGTGCGATCCGTGCCGGCCAGTACGACACGGTGCTCGTGTTCGGCCTCGAGAAGATGCCGAAGGGCATCATCCGCTCGTCGTTCTTCGAGCCGTGGCGCGAGGAAGCGGGCCTCGCCGCCACGCCGGCGTACTTCGCGCTCCGCGCGCAGCGCCTGATGCGCGAGTCGGGCGTCACCAAGGAGCACCTCGCGCGCGTCGTCGTGAAGAACCGAGCGAACGGCGTCGACAACCCGGACGCGATGTTCCGCAAGGAGGTCGCGCTCGAGGACGTTCTCGCGTCGCGCGTCGTGTGCGAGCCGCTGCACCTCTGGATGCTCTGCTCGCCGAACGAGGGCGCGGCCGCGGTCGTGCTACGGCGCGCGCGGGACGGTGACGGCGTCGAGCTCGCAGCGGCGGCGTTGCGCTCGCACATCCCCGGGAGCGTGCTCGGCGAGGCGACGCCGATGAGCGGCCTCGCGTCCGACGACGTCACGCCGCCGACGACGCTGGCCGCGCGCGCCGCGTACGAGGAGTCCGGCGTCGGTCCCGCGGATCTCGACGTGGTGGAGTGCCAGGACACCGACGCCGCCCGCGAGCTCCTCTCGTACGAGGAGCTCGGGCTGTGCGAGCCGGGCGGGTCGGCCGAGCTCGTCGAGACGGGCGCGACCGAGCGCGGCGGACGGCTCCCCGTCAACGTGAGCGGGGGGCTCCTGTCCAAGGGCGAGCCCCTGGGCGCGTCGGCCCTTGGCCAGGTCGTCGAGCTCGTCCGTCAGCTGCGCGGGGACGCCGGACCGCGCCAGGTCCAGGGCGCGCGGGTCGGGCTCGCGCACACCGTCGGGCGGGGCGCCAACGCGTGCGTCGCGATCCTTCGGCGCTGA
- a CDS encoding OB-fold domain-containing protein, whose protein sequence is MTVPVRDGLFTLDDPPRLLAGRCTGCGAFQFPRASTCSQCSDDAIEEVVLDGRGTLWGWTAVNAPPPGYLGDVPFGFGVVELPEGLRVITRLSHPVDGFTFGLPMAMRLAPLHETEDGDTVVTYEFAPS, encoded by the coding sequence ATGACGGTCCCCGTACGGGACGGGCTGTTCACGCTCGACGACCCACCCCGGCTCCTGGCCGGCCGCTGCACCGGTTGCGGCGCGTTCCAGTTCCCGCGCGCGTCCACGTGCTCGCAGTGCTCGGACGATGCGATCGAGGAGGTCGTGCTCGACGGCCGCGGCACGTTGTGGGGCTGGACCGCGGTGAACGCGCCGCCGCCCGGGTACCTCGGCGACGTGCCGTTCGGGTTCGGAGTCGTCGAGCTGCCCGAGGGCCTGCGTGTGATCACGCGACTGAGTCACCCGGTCGACGGGTTCACGTTCGGGTTGCCGATGGCGATGCGCCTCGCGCCGCTCCACGAGACCGAGGACGGTGACACCGTCGTGACGTACGAGTTCGCGCCGTCATGA
- a CDS encoding CaiB/BaiF CoA-transferase family protein, which translates to MAGPLEGLLVLDLGTRIAAPFCAGLLGEMGADVVKIEQPGTGDFMRTIGPFVDGSDAGEPEYSLFWAVEGRGRKSVTIDLRRPQGQHLFRRLAATADVMVENFRPGTLEKWHIAPGHLDPRLVTVRISSFGQDGPYASRPGLDRVGIGYGGLLHLTGYPDRPPVRVGVTITDYLTGVFAANAAVAALYARDARRKGTGAVIDAALYGSALRILEWTLAAYDKLGVVRTREGNRLANSAPLDNYPTGDGKYVCIVAGSDANFSRLCKAMDRPDLLDDPRFTRLADRAANGDQINGIVSAWTSMHSAEEIETACVACDVPVATAYTAADMFLDPHFAERGDLVTVDDPVAGPVRQQAPFPRFVGEPVRVPAGAPRLGEHTREVLGATLDLDDRALDALERDGVI; encoded by the coding sequence ATGGCGGGGCCGCTCGAGGGGCTGCTCGTGCTCGACCTCGGGACGCGCATCGCGGCGCCGTTCTGCGCGGGCCTGCTCGGTGAGATGGGCGCGGACGTCGTCAAGATCGAGCAGCCGGGGACGGGCGACTTCATGCGCACGATTGGCCCGTTCGTCGACGGTAGCGACGCGGGCGAGCCCGAGTACTCGCTGTTCTGGGCCGTCGAGGGGCGCGGCCGCAAGAGCGTCACGATCGACCTGCGCCGCCCGCAGGGCCAGCACCTGTTCCGCCGGCTCGCGGCGACGGCGGACGTGATGGTCGAGAACTTCCGGCCCGGCACGCTCGAGAAGTGGCACATCGCACCCGGTCACCTCGACCCGCGGCTCGTCACGGTGCGCATCAGCAGCTTCGGGCAGGACGGGCCGTACGCGTCGCGCCCGGGTCTCGACCGCGTCGGCATCGGCTACGGCGGGCTCCTGCACCTCACGGGCTATCCGGACCGGCCGCCCGTGCGCGTCGGTGTGACCATCACGGACTACCTGACCGGTGTCTTCGCGGCGAACGCAGCCGTCGCGGCGCTGTACGCGCGCGACGCGCGCCGCAAGGGCACCGGCGCGGTCATCGACGCCGCGCTCTACGGCTCCGCGTTGCGCATCCTCGAGTGGACGCTCGCGGCGTACGACAAGCTCGGGGTCGTGCGGACGCGCGAGGGGAACCGGCTCGCGAACTCGGCGCCGCTCGACAACTACCCGACCGGCGACGGCAAGTACGTCTGCATCGTCGCCGGCAGCGACGCGAACTTCAGCCGGCTGTGCAAGGCGATGGACCGTCCCGACCTGCTCGACGACCCCCGCTTCACGCGGTTGGCCGACCGCGCCGCGAACGGCGACCAGATCAACGGCATCGTCAGCGCGTGGACGAGCATGCACAGCGCCGAGGAGATCGAGACCGCGTGCGTCGCGTGTGACGTCCCGGTCGCGACGGCGTACACCGCGGCGGACATGTTCCTCGACCCGCACTTCGCCGAGCGCGGCGACCTGGTCACGGTCGACGACCCGGTCGCGGGTCCCGTCCGCCAGCAGGCGCCGTTCCCGCGCTTCGTCGGCGAGCCCGTGCGCGTCCCGGCCGGCGCTCCCCGACTCGGTGAGCACACGCGCGAGGTGCTCGGCGCGACGCTCGACCTCGACGACCGCGCGCTCGACGCGCTCGAGCGCGACGGGGTCATCTGA
- a CDS encoding enoyl-CoA hydratase, whose product MQFDTIRYDVDGAVCTITLDRPDVANAQNTQMLDELDAAFDRADADDDVRVVVLAAEGKHFSAGHDLKQILAGSDPWSAMRDTAEGKLRHEQVMYFDRCVKIRDFRKPTIAAVQGACSAAGLMLACMCDLIVAADDARFSNPVLRMTGAGVELLVEPWELGPRKAKEFLLCAETIDAHDAERYGLVNKVVPRAELAAAAREMADKVALVPPVTAQAVKDSINRMLDLQGQRESWRYHFMVHQFVSNTATALNAMTARKQGGMDAVKAEQRGDR is encoded by the coding sequence ATGCAGTTCGACACCATTCGGTACGACGTCGACGGGGCGGTCTGCACGATCACGCTCGACCGTCCGGACGTCGCGAACGCGCAGAACACGCAGATGCTCGACGAGCTCGACGCCGCGTTCGACCGCGCGGACGCCGACGACGACGTGCGCGTCGTCGTGCTCGCCGCGGAGGGAAAGCACTTCTCGGCCGGTCACGACCTCAAGCAGATCCTCGCCGGCAGCGACCCGTGGTCCGCGATGCGCGACACCGCGGAGGGCAAGCTCCGCCACGAGCAGGTCATGTACTTCGACCGGTGCGTGAAGATCCGCGACTTCCGCAAGCCGACGATCGCCGCGGTCCAGGGCGCGTGCTCCGCGGCGGGCCTCATGCTCGCGTGCATGTGCGATCTCATCGTCGCGGCCGACGACGCGCGCTTCTCGAACCCGGTCCTGCGCATGACGGGTGCCGGCGTCGAGCTCCTCGTCGAGCCGTGGGAGCTGGGTCCCCGCAAGGCCAAGGAGTTCCTGCTGTGCGCGGAGACGATCGACGCGCACGACGCCGAGCGCTACGGGCTCGTCAACAAGGTGGTGCCGCGCGCCGAGCTCGCGGCGGCGGCCCGGGAGATGGCCGACAAGGTCGCGCTCGTCCCGCCCGTGACCGCGCAGGCCGTCAAGGACTCGATCAACCGGATGCTCGACCTCCAGGGTCAACGCGAGTCGTGGCGGTACCACTTCATGGTCCACCAGTTCGTGAGCAACACCGCGACCGCCCTGAACGCGATGACCGCGCGCAAGCAGGGCGGCATGGACGCCGTGAAGGCCGAGCAACGGGGCGACCGGTGA
- a CDS encoding acyl-CoA dehydrogenase family protein — translation MDLTPTAGEAALRDEVRAWLRENLPWEYGKGLPPRFDDLREEVAFGREWQAKLASGRWVGVAWPEEFGGRGLGPVEHYLVTEELARARAPELVGRIGINLVGPTLLAHGTPEQKARWLPRILSADELWCQLFSEPGAGSDLASLRTRATPVEGGWVLSGQKVWTSYAQFADWGVCLARTDPDAPKQQGISYLVVDMRSPGVDVRPLRQITDESEFNEVFFDDVFVPRERLVGPEHQGWRVANSTLSHERGSNPRQLVIHAQLLDELLRLADDSGAFDDPRLAPRLAQAFVEVRLFQLHNWRSISRLSKGLDPGPQGSLNKLWWSEMSKRLHDTVMTVLGPSAPLWRGADANPGGGAWQRSWLYYQASSIWAGTNEIQRNVIGERVLGLPR, via the coding sequence GTGGACCTCACGCCGACGGCCGGCGAGGCGGCGCTGCGCGACGAGGTGCGCGCGTGGCTGCGCGAGAACCTGCCGTGGGAGTACGGCAAGGGGCTCCCGCCCCGCTTCGACGACCTGCGCGAAGAAGTCGCGTTCGGACGCGAGTGGCAGGCGAAGCTCGCGTCCGGACGGTGGGTCGGCGTCGCGTGGCCCGAGGAGTTCGGCGGACGCGGGCTCGGACCCGTCGAGCACTACCTCGTGACCGAGGAGCTCGCGCGCGCACGCGCGCCGGAGCTCGTCGGTCGCATCGGCATCAACCTCGTCGGGCCGACGTTGCTCGCGCACGGCACGCCGGAGCAGAAGGCGCGCTGGCTGCCGAGGATCCTGTCGGCCGACGAGCTGTGGTGTCAGCTCTTCAGCGAGCCCGGTGCGGGCAGCGACCTCGCGTCGTTGCGGACACGCGCGACACCCGTGGAGGGCGGCTGGGTGCTGTCGGGTCAGAAGGTGTGGACGAGCTACGCGCAGTTCGCGGACTGGGGCGTCTGCCTGGCTCGCACCGACCCGGACGCGCCGAAGCAGCAGGGCATCTCGTACCTCGTCGTCGACATGCGCTCCCCCGGCGTCGACGTGCGGCCGCTCCGCCAGATCACCGACGAGTCCGAGTTCAACGAGGTGTTCTTCGACGACGTGTTCGTGCCCCGGGAGCGTCTCGTCGGTCCCGAGCACCAAGGGTGGCGGGTCGCGAACTCGACGCTGTCGCACGAGCGCGGCAGCAACCCGCGCCAGCTCGTCATCCACGCCCAGCTGCTCGACGAGCTGCTGCGGCTCGCGGACGACTCCGGCGCGTTCGACGACCCGCGCCTCGCACCGCGGCTCGCGCAGGCGTTCGTCGAGGTGCGCCTGTTCCAGCTGCACAACTGGCGGTCGATCTCGCGCCTGTCGAAGGGACTGGATCCCGGCCCGCAGGGGAGCCTCAACAAGCTCTGGTGGAGTGAGATGAGCAAGCGGCTCCACGACACGGTGATGACCGTGCTCGGCCCGTCGGCCCCGTTGTGGCGCGGTGCGGACGCCAACCCGGGTGGCGGCGCGTGGCAACGCTCGTGGCTGTACTACCAGGCGTCGTCGATCTGGGCGGGCACGAACGAGATCCAGCGCAACGTCATCGGCGAACGCGTGCTGGGCCTCCCGCGGTAG